In one window of Desulfobulbaceae bacterium DNA:
- a CDS encoding general secretion pathway protein GspK, with protein sequence MTSPLANNRGVALLTTLLVLVFMVVITLNFGSVIRRNLTGAAYSMTRIDLQQRARSTVSLASSVLYADQKLNHHDSLLDHWANQPWLKQQADTLFDDGAIDLTIDDHSGRLQVNALITAEGAFEPEQKNRFMRLLTSEEIRVSPEEAGQILDAIKDWLDPDDDITEFGAENSWYQTLAAPYSCRNGPIASIDELLLVRGISDELLYGTEVRPGIAQFFTPYGTDCLVNINTANSIVLRTLSEGIDQATVEALLAYRTDHAHDLASTDWYKSVYGDLHIPMITVNSSFFEIRIQGNLRNVTIRALAMMYRPHKPALPENTPLPPIMISWQVE encoded by the coding sequence CTCAACTTCGGCTCCGTCATTCGTCGGAATTTAACTGGCGCCGCCTACAGCATGACCCGCATCGACCTGCAGCAACGCGCCCGATCGACAGTCAGCCTGGCAAGTTCCGTACTCTATGCCGATCAGAAACTTAACCACCACGACTCGCTCCTCGACCACTGGGCCAACCAACCGTGGCTCAAACAACAGGCCGACACCTTGTTTGACGATGGCGCCATCGATCTCACCATTGACGATCATTCAGGGCGTCTCCAGGTCAACGCCTTGATCACTGCGGAAGGAGCCTTCGAGCCAGAACAAAAAAATCGCTTTATGCGCCTGCTCACCTCGGAGGAGATCAGAGTCTCTCCAGAAGAGGCGGGGCAAATCCTCGACGCCATCAAGGACTGGCTTGACCCTGATGACGACATCACCGAATTCGGGGCAGAAAACTCGTGGTACCAAACCTTGGCAGCGCCATACTCTTGTCGTAACGGGCCAATAGCCTCAATCGACGAACTGTTGCTCGTTCGCGGGATCAGTGACGAATTGCTCTATGGCACGGAGGTCCGCCCCGGCATCGCCCAGTTCTTTACTCCCTACGGCACCGATTGCCTAGTCAACATCAACACGGCCAACTCCATTGTGCTGCGCACCTTAAGTGAAGGGATCGACCAGGCAACTGTGGAGGCCCTGCTGGCCTACCGCACTGACCACGCCCACGATCTTGCCTCAACAGACTGGTATAAGAGCGTCTACGGCGATTTGCACATCCCAATGATTACTGTAAACAGCAGTTTTTTTGAGATACGAATACAGGGCAACTTACGAAACGTTACCATTAGGGCGCTCGCCATGATGTATCGACCCCACAAACCGGCTCTCCCGGAGAATACCCCCCTTCCTCCCATCATGATTTCATGGCAGGTTGAATAA